One genomic segment of Bradyrhizobium prioriisuperbiae includes these proteins:
- a CDS encoding DUF4189 domain-containing protein gives MVSVIGLSMSSASAAGALAIGKCGAYGQAFDYAKPEAAVAAARKQCKGECSTVTMRRSCVALSIDMKNPCGAYGQAVAPRISSALNAATKFCYQYGGKECVIRAWACDARG, from the coding sequence ATGGTCTCGGTGATTGGCCTGTCCATGTCATCGGCTTCGGCGGCCGGCGCCTTGGCGATCGGCAAATGCGGCGCCTATGGCCAGGCTTTCGATTATGCGAAGCCCGAAGCCGCGGTCGCCGCCGCCCGCAAGCAGTGCAAGGGCGAGTGCTCGACCGTCACCATGCGCCGCTCCTGCGTGGCGCTGTCCATCGACATGAAGAATCCCTGCGGCGCTTACGGCCAGGCCGTCGCCCCGCGGATCTCCAGCGCGCTGAATGCCGCGACCAAGTTCTGCTACCAGTATGGTGGCAAGGAATGCGTGATCCGGGCCTGGGCCTGCGACGCGCGGGGCTGA